DNA from Rhinatrema bivittatum chromosome 16, aRhiBiv1.1, whole genome shotgun sequence:
tttttcgatttttaacgatttttcacgatttttcacgatattttacccccccaaacggcaacaatacgattccctccccctcccagccgaaatcgatcgttaagacgatcgaggacacgattcacatccctaattattactgcactaccaatttggttagcttccctaatttctcttagcatttcactgtccatctcaccatcttgaccaggtggacggtagtatacccctatcactgtagtcttccctgacacacaagggatttctacccataaatattcaattttgtatttagtctcatgcaggatgtttatcctgttggactctatgccatcccggacataaagcgccacacctcctcccgactgctcctctctgtcattgcgatataatttgtaccccggtatagcactgtcccattggttatcctctttccaccatgtctctgagatgccaattaagtctatgtcatcatttactgctatacattctaattctcccatcttacttcttagacttctggcattagcatacaaacatttcaaagtttgttttttgtttgtatttttattctgctttttaattgatagggataagttagaatattttagctcaggtgagtttttagttacaggcacttggactacttttctaattattggaacctcactgtcgggatgccctaattctaatgcatcattagtatcctttaaagatacctctctccgaaccatgtgctgctgagcgactgtcggctttcccctttgttctagtttaaaagctgctctatctcctttttaaacgttagcgccagcagtctggttccaccacAAATCATTACCCTAGACAtaaaaaatattacaccatggACCACCTTTAACTATGTATCAgccacagaaacagaaaaattgaTAAAATCACTAAACCCTGCAAACCACGACCTAGATAAAAAACCAACAAACACCCTCAAAGAAATATCCCACATCATCACACCAATAATTACCAACATCATAAACAAGTCATTAGAAGAAGGATCTCtaccagacatcctgaaaacccctATAATAaaacccatcctaaagaaaaAGAACTTAGACCCCCACAGATCCTAACAACTACAGGCGTATATCCAATCTATCACTCATTGCCAAACTAACCAAAAAAGCAGTACTAAAACAACTCAACGAACATCTTGATCTGAACAACATACTTTACCCAGCCGAACATGGATTCAGGAAGCACCATAACACAGGGTCACTACTTCTCAACCTTACCGATACAGTCATAAGAGGCTTCGAAAATGGACAGAGCTACTTACTCATACTACTCGACCtatcagcggcctttgacacaaTCGACCACAAATGCCTGATACAATGACTTGCAGAAATTGGACTAGCCGACTCAACCCtaagctggttcaaatccttcctccacaACCGAGCATTCcaagtcaaaattaacaacatcAAATCAGATCTAACACCACTAGAAACCGGAGTGccacaaggctcctcactatcagcAATACTATTCCTCATCTACCTTCTCCCATTATGCCAACTCCTATCAAACCTCAGCATCACCcacttcatatacgccgacgacaTACAACTCATACTCATCATACCAATAACAGACACAATCGAGAACACCCTCCCCCTTGCTGCCTCACAtccaaataacataaaaaaacctCCTAAACCAATTGAAACTCTGcctcaacatgaacaaaacagaatgcattctcCTCCAAAGAAAACCTACAATAACTAACACACACAACTTCTTCCATATTGAAAACACCAACATCAAACCCAGTGACAAAGTAAAGGACCTTGGAATCTGGATAGACCCAGAAATAAACCTCAAAAAAACATGTATCTGcaaagaaggcttctacaaactactaATACTAAAatgactaaaaccactactaaacgATGACAGAGCATTCTCAATGGTAGCCCCTACTCTCTGGAATAAATTCCCAGAAAACATAGACTACAGAGTGACACAAAAAACCTTccaaaaacacctcaaaacatggctattccaacaagcctACAGAGAAGGCATAAAAATATGAACACAGCCATCACCCATCAACTTGCAAATCATGCTAAAACCCTCCCAGCACATAGTTCATCTACGAATTTCATTCAACTCACTACTAATTTCTGAAGCCCACCACCAACCCACCCTTCAGAATTCTCGGTACCTCTTAATTATAACCTTCTACATTGACCACATACAAAATCAACTACATTTTTACACCTTACAATTTGTTAAACCTTATATAGTTTTTCATTTGTTAAACGTTCCTACGTATTAATGTTAATCGTTCCGATTATTACTGTTTCACTGGATTAGCattatatgtaccactgttcccACTGTACTCTTATACCtatatgttatttttatattttttatatttatatgttcCTACTGTACTGTTATATTTATACATAACGTTATATGTACTGTTGTTCCTAccgtaaaccattgtgaaggccagttccaaacaacggtatataaaagcacataaataaaaaaataaaaataaatatgttggAATCtcaaccattaccttggtgagaTTCCTCGTAGTGATACTAGACACCAGAATATATGTAGCAACACATTCAGTTCATACAGTTTGTATATTCTTAGtctaaaagggttttttttagagGCACTAGATCATTTTAGTAATAGTTTTAGTACAGCTCCCCTCTGGGCCACATACTGGCTGGAATTTGCTTCCCCCAAAACTTTTAGgcttaatggaagcaccagccctgtttatttttcaaataaacCTATCAGAAAGATctggaaccatgatgtactgagTCAGAATTgtcatgtaagtgtgtgtgtatgtgtgttgggtaaaCTCCTGAGGTATAGTCCTGTTGGTGTGTAGGCAGAAGCCCCTTGGGTAAAATCATATTGTGTGCTGTCTGAAATCAGCACAAAGATCCTTTATTCTAGAATTTCCcttccattgaaaaatgtttcCTTCCTGAGTATTATtgatatctttcaggtatttgaatgtttctgtcatatctcctctgtccCTCCAAGGTTATACATATCTGGATGCTTCAGCCTCACTTCATAGGAATTCTGGCACAGACCCCATATTATTTTGTCAATTCTTCTCTGGATCAGCTCTGTACTgtacaaatcagagaaaattctgtaACTTTACTAATGAGATATTACTCCAGATTAtcataaagagtaaaaaaaaaaaccccaagggcTGTAGATAAAACAAGTATTAATTAGAAGAAAAATACAAAGCAAGGACAACGTGCCATGGGGGTTCATGTCCCAAATGTCTTCAGCAGGGAACTTAAGCATTCCTAAATCCTCAGCCTCTCCAGCGATGAGGAAGCCGCTCGCCAAGAAAGAAAGCACAGAACTCAACCTTGAGTGAGAGTCTGTACCAATGTCTTCCATCTCTTAGGAATCTCCAGAACCAGCATTTTTCAATTGTGCTAATTGTGAATCTGCAGTCATCTGATTTATTGCAGGGCTGACGTGTGAATGATCCCTCTCTAACTAGATCCATGCTGCATCTTCTCAGCTGAGAAAGTGATTCTGACTGCTTTGAGGTCAAGGCTGTATAAAATTGGGGGATTTTGATGGCGCCCTGTCTGTGTTTCACCTGTCTGATCTGTCACCGTCAAGGAGGGTGCGCTATTTCCAATTGATATGTATGAATATAGGAGCAAGGGTTCTTCAGCTCCATAACTCAAGATACAAATGTTTTATTTCACCTTGCAGAGTCTGGGAGACATTTTTCCAGCCTTATTAAGGATCTATGTATGAAATATAAGGGATTGAGGTAATCTGCCCAACACAGGTGGTGGCACTGTAGATGaatctaaataagtaaataagtaaattgATTAATTAATAAATAGAATTGCCTGGCTAGGTGGGCTGCATTCACATAACTGGGCTTTGCAGTTACTGGAAGGTATGTGCAACTTTCACAGCCCATGAACTTTTAGCCATGTTAAAATTATACATTCAGTGGGGGAGATGGGAGGCATAGCTGGAAACCGTGAGCATGCATTtacaattcaaaaaatgtatgtgagtatgCTATTCCATACCATTTAAATGTATGAGGGTAGCTGGTTTCTAATCATCAGATGGGTTTGTGCAGGCGTGCATGTACTTTTCAAATTAAATTCTGTgatgaaaatttaccccatttaCAGGTGAAGCATACGTACACACAGCAATAACAGTAGGATAAAaggtatttctttctttctcttggtGCTTTAGCTGCTGCTTTAGAAAATAACATGGCCccatgagcttttgaggatggGTGGGTCTGGAGAAAGTCTAAGGTAAGAAGAGTTTTATCATTGAATTCTGTTGTGCATGGGTAAAACCATGAGATATTGATTGAGTTGAATGTCAATAGTGAGAGGGGAATTttgtttgatgcttttaatgGAAGGAAGTTGAAGAGAGAGTAATTATTTATAATGGTAATATCTGCATGCAGATTCTACTAAGGATTTTCAAAGTAAATGTACATGCATTAGTTCActttggaaatccttgcatattTGACTGGGAGGATGTGCACTTTCACAAGCAGAAAGTTACTTTTAGTCCAAGCAGGTTATAacttctggggtagattttaaaagaagcgcgatcagcctacttttgcttgcgcatcagactcaagcaaaagtacgctggattttagtagatacgcgcggagccgcgcgtatccactaaaatccctggatcggcgcgcgcaaggctattgattttgtatagccggcgcgcgccgagccgcgctgcctaacccgttccctccaaggcctctccgaaatcggagcggcctcggagggaactttcctttgccctcccctcaccttcccctcccttcccctacctaacccacccgcccggccctgtctaaaccatccccttacctttgtcgggggatttacgcctcccggagggagacgtaaatccccacgcgccagcgggcctcctgcgtgccgggccgcgacctgggggcgggtacggagggcgcggccacgcccccggaccgccccgggccgtagccacgcccccgtacccgcccccaaaacgctcccgacacgcccccctccgaaaaccccgggacgtacgcgagtcccggggtctgcgcgcgccggtaggcctatgtaaaataggcttaccggcgcgcagggccctgctcgcgtaaatccgggcggatttacgcgagcagggctcttaaaatccgcccctctgtgtgcAAACATACACGCAtacctttgaaaatgcaaaactgcagGCATAAATCCTATCCTCACCCCCAACTCTACCCCAGAGCTTTCTACTGTTGGTTTGCATAAGAAACATGAACAAGAAGGTCAAGTGAGCACTTTTATTATGGATAATAATTTTATGTGAACTGGCCCCAGGCTATGTTCAAACAGCCACTTACGTGCAGAAAACTTAATTACGATAATTAACACCTAAAGCCTAACAACAATGGGAGAAAAAATTCTTGGGACATCGATTGGCACCATCTGATAACCAAGTGCTCTACAACTTGCAAAGTTATTAGAGCCCTGAGTCACATAATTATTCTTGTACCTGAGCCTGATGCTGGCAATGCATGTGCAGGAATGTATAGATAGTAGGAGGGGAATGGTCAATAATGTGCGTATAACTCAGAAGATACATGCATTGGTAGGTATGCCAGAAGTTACCCCTGCATTTTGTAAGCTGCACCATTTATAAAATATCACGCATTTCTAAGCCAAAAGCATGCGCATACGTTGCagtacatgcatttatttatttatgcagagATCTGCGTAGTTTCTACATCTGATTTCTAAAAGTAAATGCATAAATGTTATGCACAAATGATTTGTAACATGCACACTTAACAATCCTCAGTTTACGAGTGGGGATGAGTATTTTATTAAGTTGGATGATGTAAGTGTGTATTTTCTTGTCCGTGAAAATTTTGAGGCACAAGTTCACCAACACCCTAAAGAACCgcacccaaaaactgcaaaagAGAAGTTAGATTTAATTTCCATGTTGCAATTAGAAGCTGTcaaagcatgcatgcatgtttgatGATGTATTGCATAATTCacttataaaatacatgcatgagtggaggaatagcctagttgttagagcagtaggctttaaaccaaggttcaaatctcaccattgctctttgtgaccttgggagAGTCACTTTACATTCCATTGCTGCAGTtacaaacatagggcctcatttactgagcatatttcccataaacacaaaatgagagaaaagccttagtaagcCCTCTATAGATAGAGAAATAtgagaatgtaatctgctttgctgaaaagcaaaataaaataattaatagcaaaggggcagattttaatacatgcGCGCATGCGCGGCCAtgtgcaggtgcttcctggtgcgcacacatggacgagatgattttataacatgcacgtaccAGTGTGATCATCTTATAAAATCACtgggccatgcacacatgtgtgccggaGATTGTAATCCACGCTCATGGGGGGAAAATTATGCAAGTTTCGCACTGCGACTCATCGcggccttctcctgttccctttcagtctgctcctttcccttaccttttttttcttattttgttgcttagtgctccaacggagcagtagcaacttgtgtGTACCAGTATTCCCTTCCCCattacagtggcaaatggccactataccggttgcctccagccccacccctccccacccgcCGGATCGCCCCTTTCCTTCAGCCCAGCACTGGGGTATAATGGGAGTTACACACGTGGCCAGGTCCCTTATAAAATGTCCCCGGTGTGCGTACGGCCCGGCCgcgtgcataacccccgttttcccTGCGTgcaggggattaaaaatcaggccaaaAATGTACTTTTTGACCCTGCCACTGAATGCCCTTGGAATGACCTCAGAATCCTCCTTTTCTCTGCACATACTGTTCTGTGCAACAGTGGAAACTGGTTATCCCGCACACAGGCAATATGACAATTTTATGTTCACGAACACCATGAAACTCTTGGAAAATTCACCCCTGCCAATGCAGTGATACAGAGGAAAGAGTTTCTTTTGAGACCCCAGTAGATGAATCTATTAAAAGCCTGCTGAATTCCTTTTCAAATGTCCCTATTTCTGATGTTCCTTTGTATTATCTTGGCCATAAGATCATTGATGGAATTGTCCTCACCTGGACCATACAGGACAATAAAAAGGAACTTTAGGAAAAATATCCTAAATAAAGAACTGTGGAATTGTAGATAAGGATTGATGTCACTGTGTAAGTATGCGAtgctgtgactttttaatttgtgTGACTATGACCTATGAATGATATAAATATGTGACTATGAGGTGATGTGACTGTGATTGTGTTACACTATGGACTCAGTAGTTCAACTGTGATTCCTTTTCTTATTGATTtcatattaaattattattattattattattaatttgtgTAGAGCTATCAGATGTGCTCAGTGCTGTACAGAGAAACATAAGAGAGACAAACAAGACACAACAAAACAAATAAGATGCTTACAGTTAAAATATAAAGTCTTCTTGTTATGTAGTTTACTTTTTTTATTCTCCTCAATTCATATCTCAGCATAGAATAAAGTATGAATACAGGAAAATGGGAAATCACAGCGGAGTGACAGAATTCCTAATTCTGGGGTTCTCAGAATTCCGGGAACTGAAGCTCCCTCTCTTCACCCTCTTCTTATTGATCTACCTGATGGCTGtgctggggaacctcctcattATCTGCATAGTATGTGCCGATTcacacctgcacacccccatgtatttcttcttggTCAACTTGTCCCTCATCGATGTCTGCTCTTTGACGGTCACTGTGCCCAAACTGCTGGCTGTCCTCTTGACACAGAACAATGCGATATCCTTCAGTGACTGCATTCTGCAGATGTACTGCAACTTTATCTGCGTAGGTACAGAATTTATACTTCTTGCTGTCATGGCCTATGACCGTTATGTTGCGATCTGCAATCCCCTGCGTTACACCATCATCATGACTAGGAGGATCTGCGCTCTTCTGGCAGCTTTCTCATGGGCAGCAGGTTTTATAGTGACACTGCCACAAGTCATAATTATATCACGTTTCTCTTTCTGCAGCTCCAATGAAATAGTTCACTTCTTCTGTGACTTCACTGCGCTTATGAAACTTTCATGTTCAGATACCTCCACCATCGAACTTCTGAATTATATTGAAGGGGTGTTTACAGACCTAACCCCATTTGTCTTGATCCTGACCTCTTACGTTTGCATAATCCTCTCCATAATGAAATCCATTCATTCTGCAGAGGGCAGAcgcaaagccttctccacctgttCCTCTCATCTTTTggtggttattttgttttatggcacAGTGATGTGTGTTTATTTACGACCCAGCTCAGATTATAACATGGATAACAATATGCTGGTtactgtgatttttatttttttaatcccaCTTGTTAACCCCCTTATTTACAGCATAAGAAACAAAGATTTAAAAGTGGCtcttcaaaaatctttagggagAGAACTATCATTATTGGTCAACAAAAccaaagataaaatatttttagttGCTCAGGATAATAGGAACCCAAGAAATGAAATGATataaagcaggggtggccaactctggtcctcatgggccataaacaggcctggttttcaggatatccacaattaatatgcaggagatagatttgcatttcCAACATTCATCAAACGCAAATCTAggttatgtatattcattgtggatatcctgaaaattagacTTCTATATGGCTCTTGAAAACCACAGTTGGCTACCTCAATATAAAGGAAGACCCAAAAACTCAAGGATTTCTGAACCAGCTCAAATTCTTTAGCACTGTCCCCTCTAAGGTTTGTGGGGTTTGCCAGCTCCTTTCTCCCTTCTAGCTGAACGCCATCTTTTTTATGGAGCAGGAAGCTTCTGTAGACTTCAGGATCTCACATCAATCACATTGTGAAATGGCTGGAGAGCACTTAGTGCAGAAAAAGGAGTCAGGGATTCTCCACACATCTTAGAGGGAACTGTGAATTCAGCAATGTTTCAAGTTTCACTGTAACAGCTTTACAAGAAAGAAACAGATGCTACTGAAAACCAACTGATGCAACAATGGGAGAGGAAGATCTCCTTCAGTCTAGCACTGCTAACCCTCATGCCTCTTGTGCTGCATTCAAAGAAAAACAGTGTGGATGTGAAACATGTCGGTGCTGAGTTACAGGGCCAGGGGGAGGATGTTTGGTAATGGCTTTCAATAATTGTATTTCATTAG
Protein-coding regions in this window:
- the LOC115077717 gene encoding olfactory receptor 5V1-like — encoded protein: MGNHSGVTEFLILGFSEFRELKLPLFTLFLLIYLMAVLGNLLIICIVCADSHLHTPMYFFLVNLSLIDVCSLTVTVPKLLAVLLTQNNAISFSDCILQMYCNFICVGTEFILLAVMAYDRYVAICNPLRYTIIMTRRICALLAAFSWAAGFIVTLPQVIIISRFSFCSSNEIVHFFCDFTALMKLSCSDTSTIELLNYIEGVFTDLTPFVLILTSYVCIILSIMKSIHSAEGRRKAFSTCSSHLLVVILFYGTVMCVYLRPSSDYNMDNNMLVTVIFIFLIPLVNPLIYSIRNKDLKVALQKSLGRELSLLVNKTKDKIFLVAQDNRNPRNEMI